In Sulfuracidifex metallicus DSM 6482 = JCM 9184, a single window of DNA contains:
- the cobA gene encoding uroporphyrinogen-III C-methyltransferase produces MKGKVYIVGVGPGDPDLITLKAVKVIQQADVILYDRLINESLLNFSKHGDKIYVGKGIGEAWKQEKINDTLVKEAEAGKIVVRMKGGDPTVFGRGEEECLHVSRHGIPCEIIPGVSSAIAVPEVAGIPITSRLVGASGFAVVSGTRVSGELDPDFIPKKGTVIILMGIHDIEKVEKALLMKRERDEKVAIIENGTLPCQRVIKGQLKDLTKLVKENKVRSPAVLVVGEVIDLSFTLK; encoded by the coding sequence TTGAAAGGTAAGGTTTACATAGTTGGAGTTGGACCTGGAGATCCGGATTTAATTACATTGAAAGCTGTGAAAGTGATACAACAAGCAGACGTAATTCTATACGATAGGCTGATCAATGAGAGCCTCCTTAATTTTTCAAAGCATGGAGACAAAATATACGTAGGAAAAGGAATAGGTGAAGCTTGGAAACAGGAGAAAATAAACGATACTCTAGTAAAGGAAGCAGAAGCTGGCAAAATAGTTGTAAGAATGAAAGGTGGAGATCCAACAGTGTTTGGAAGAGGAGAGGAGGAATGTTTACATGTCTCTAGGCACGGAATTCCATGCGAGATAATACCTGGCGTCAGCAGTGCTATAGCGGTTCCAGAGGTAGCTGGCATACCAATAACTAGCAGGTTGGTAGGCGCGTCTGGTTTCGCCGTAGTGTCAGGAACAAGGGTATCAGGAGAGCTGGACCCAGACTTCATACCTAAGAAGGGTACTGTAATAATTCTGATGGGAATACACGACATAGAGAAAGTTGAAAAAGCCCTGCTTATGAAGAGGGAAAGGGATGAGAAAGTTGCAATAATCGAGAATGGAACTTTACCTTGTCAGAGAGTAATTAAGGGTCAGTTAAAGGATTTAACAAAGCTTGTGAAGGAAAATAAGGTAAGGTCGCCTGCAGTGTTGGTCGTTGGAGAAGTGATAGACTTAAGTTTTACTCTGAAGTAG